A region of Rhodospirillales bacterium DNA encodes the following proteins:
- a CDS encoding acetyl/propionyl/methylcrotonyl-CoA carboxylase subunit alpha has product MATARKPATKKAPAAKAAPAGDAPSPAAAKTLASRPAKPPFDKILIANRGEIACRVIRTARAMGIKTVAVYSEADADALHVREADEAVFIGPPPSAQSYLLVDRIVEACKATGAQAVHPGYGFLSEKQEFQKALAAAGIVFIGPDSHAIYAMGDKIESKILAQKAGVSTVPGHLEAIPNSDEAVKIARRVGYPVMIKASAGGGGKGMRLAWNDAEAKEGFDSATSEAKSSFADDRVFIEKYVEEPRHIEIQVMADAHGDCVYLGERECSIQRRHQKVIEEAPSPFLDAATRKAMGEQAVALAKAVKYKSAGTVEFIVDKDRNFYFLEMNTRLQVEHPVTELITGLDLVELMIRVAAGEKLPFAQADVELKGWAVEARVYAEDPFRNFLPSTGRLVKYRAPANSDTVRVDTGVYEGGEISMFYDPMIAKLCAYGPTRDAAADRLLEAIDEYYVRGLNHNMSFLAALIAHPRFRAGRLTTNFIAEEFKGGFTAAHLPPKDPAVLVGIAATIDQIVTQRAGMAPPEDDVVVILNGEHHRAHVGGGGSAFVAQVGGRELEIETAWSPGEPLFDAQVDGRRVVAQVDPRGAGYTLFHAGGQAHVLVLSPRRAELLRLMPEKAPPDTSKFLLSPMPGLLKAVQVAEGQEVKAGEALATVEAMKMENVLRATRDGTVSKLHAQAGESLRVDQKILEFA; this is encoded by the coding sequence ATGGCCACCGCACGCAAGCCCGCGACGAAGAAGGCGCCGGCCGCCAAGGCGGCCCCCGCGGGCGACGCGCCGTCGCCCGCCGCGGCCAAGACCCTGGCGTCGCGTCCCGCGAAGCCGCCGTTCGACAAGATCCTGATCGCCAACCGCGGCGAGATCGCGTGCCGCGTGATCCGGACGGCGCGCGCGATGGGCATCAAGACGGTGGCGGTCTACTCCGAGGCCGACGCCGACGCGCTGCACGTGCGCGAGGCCGACGAGGCGGTGTTCATCGGCCCGCCGCCCTCGGCCCAGAGCTACCTGCTGGTCGACCGCATCGTCGAGGCGTGCAAGGCGACCGGCGCGCAGGCGGTGCATCCCGGTTACGGGTTCCTGTCGGAGAAGCAGGAGTTCCAGAAGGCGCTGGCGGCGGCGGGGATCGTGTTCATCGGTCCCGACAGCCACGCCATCTACGCGATGGGCGACAAGATCGAGTCCAAGATCCTCGCCCAGAAGGCCGGCGTCAGCACGGTGCCCGGGCACCTCGAGGCGATCCCGAACTCGGACGAGGCGGTGAAGATCGCGCGCCGCGTCGGCTATCCCGTGATGATCAAGGCGTCGGCCGGGGGCGGCGGCAAGGGCATGCGACTGGCGTGGAACGACGCCGAGGCCAAGGAGGGCTTCGACTCGGCGACCAGCGAGGCCAAATCGAGCTTCGCCGACGACCGCGTGTTCATCGAGAAGTACGTCGAGGAGCCGCGCCACATCGAGATCCAGGTGATGGCCGACGCCCACGGGGACTGCGTCTATCTCGGCGAGCGCGAATGCTCGATCCAGCGCCGCCACCAGAAGGTGATCGAGGAGGCGCCCAGCCCGTTCCTCGATGCCGCGACGCGCAAGGCGATGGGCGAGCAGGCGGTCGCGCTGGCGAAGGCGGTGAAGTACAAGTCGGCCGGCACGGTCGAGTTCATCGTCGACAAGGACCGCAACTTCTACTTCCTCGAGATGAACACGCGGCTGCAGGTCGAGCACCCGGTGACCGAGCTGATCACCGGCCTCGACCTCGTCGAGCTGATGATCCGCGTCGCCGCCGGCGAGAAGCTGCCGTTCGCGCAGGCCGACGTCGAGCTCAAGGGCTGGGCCGTCGAGGCGCGCGTCTACGCCGAGGATCCGTTCCGCAACTTCCTGCCCTCGACCGGCCGGCTGGTGAAGTACCGGGCGCCGGCCAACTCGGACACGGTGCGGGTCGACACCGGCGTGTACGAGGGTGGCGAGATCAGCATGTTCTACGATCCGATGATCGCCAAGCTGTGCGCCTACGGCCCGACGCGCGACGCCGCCGCCGACCGTCTCCTCGAGGCGATCGACGAGTACTACGTCCGCGGCCTGAACCACAACATGAGCTTCCTCGCCGCCCTGATCGCGCATCCGCGCTTCCGGGCCGGCAGGCTGACGACCAATTTCATCGCCGAGGAGTTCAAGGGCGGCTTCACGGCGGCGCACCTGCCGCCGAAGGATCCCGCCGTGCTCGTCGGCATCGCCGCCACCATCGACCAGATCGTCACCCAGCGCGCCGGCATGGCGCCGCCGGAGGACGACGTGGTCGTGATCCTCAACGGCGAGCACCACCGCGCCCATGTCGGCGGCGGCGGCAGCGCCTTCGTCGCCCAGGTCGGTGGCCGCGAGCTCGAGATCGAGACGGCGTGGAGCCCGGGCGAACCGCTGTTCGACGCCCAGGTCGACGGCCGGCGCGTCGTCGCGCAGGTCGACCCGCGCGGCGCCGGCTACACGCTGTTCCACGCCGGCGGCCAGGCGCACGTGCTCGTGCTCAGCCCGCGGCGCGCGGAGCTGCTGAGGCTGATGCCGGAGAAGGCGCCGCCGGACACCTCGAAGTTCCTGCTGTCGCCCATGCCCGGCCTGCTCAAGGCCGTGCAGGTGGCCGAGGGTCAGGAGGTCAAGGCCGGCGAGGCGCTGGCCACGGTCGAGGCGATGAAGATGGAGAACGTGCTGCGCGCGACGCGCGACGGCACCGTCTCGAAGCTGCACGCCCAGGCCGGCGAGAGCCTGCGGGTCGACCAGAAGATCCTCGAGTTCGCCTAG
- a CDS encoding sulfite exporter TauE/SafE family protein: MDLDLAVLLAGAFAAAFVTGVAGFAFGLVALSFWVWRYPIPELATLVVFGSLIAQSMAIPSQWRRVEWPVLAPMLVGAAFGLPIGTWLIARVDLATFRLSIGIVIAAFATFQLLAGGRLRVARAGKPADIAVGWASGVLGGLVGLCGVLPAVWGVLRGWTRERQRALFTMFNSFCHAVALAGLVVAGHIDAALAWRCAAMVPVLVVGAWIGAHAYRYVSPAGFRTLVLGLLLASGVALTFQALAGLAGVWTR, from the coding sequence GTGGATCTCGACCTCGCGGTCCTGCTGGCCGGCGCCTTCGCGGCGGCGTTCGTCACCGGCGTCGCCGGCTTCGCGTTCGGGCTGGTCGCGCTGTCGTTCTGGGTCTGGCGCTATCCGATCCCCGAGCTCGCGACGCTGGTCGTGTTCGGATCGCTGATCGCGCAGTCGATGGCGATCCCCTCGCAGTGGCGCCGCGTCGAGTGGCCGGTGCTGGCGCCGATGCTGGTCGGCGCCGCGTTCGGCCTGCCGATCGGCACGTGGCTGATCGCGCGCGTCGATCTGGCGACCTTCCGCCTGTCGATCGGCATCGTCATCGCGGCCTTCGCCACGTTCCAGCTTCTCGCCGGCGGACGGCTGCGGGTCGCGCGGGCCGGAAAGCCCGCCGACATCGCCGTCGGCTGGGCCAGCGGCGTGCTCGGCGGCCTGGTGGGGTTGTGCGGCGTGCTGCCGGCGGTATGGGGCGTCCTGCGCGGCTGGACCCGCGAGCGCCAGCGCGCCTTGTTCACGATGTTCAACAGCTTCTGCCACGCCGTCGCGCTGGCCGGCCTCGTCGTCGCAGGCCACATCGACGCTGCGCTGGCGTGGCGCTGCGCCGCGATGGTGCCCGTGCTGGTGGTCGGCGCCTGGATCGGCGCCCATGCCTACCGCTACGTCTCGCCGGCGGGCTTCCGGACGCTGGTGCTGGGCCTGCTGCTCGCCAGCGGCGTGGCGCTCACGTTCCAGGCGCTGGCCGGCCTCGCCGGAGTGTGGACGCGATGA
- a CDS encoding acylphosphatase produces MTSPPRVVTVRVRGIVQGVGFREWTARRARALGLDGWVRNRRDGGVEAALSGAPAAVDAMIAACRAGPPSARVDGVEVADGAVEVAAGFTRRDTA; encoded by the coding sequence ATGACGTCGCCGCCGCGCGTCGTCACGGTGCGGGTGCGCGGGATCGTGCAGGGAGTCGGCTTCCGCGAATGGACCGCGCGCCGCGCGCGGGCGCTGGGCCTCGACGGCTGGGTTCGCAACCGCCGCGACGGCGGCGTCGAGGCCGCCCTGTCAGGAGCGCCGGCGGCGGTCGATGCGATGATCGCGGCCTGCCGCGCGGGGCCGCCGTCGGCGCGCGTCGACGGCGTCGAGGTGGCCGACGGCGCCGTGGAGGTCGCTGCGGGATTCACGCGCCGCGATACGGCTTGA
- a CDS encoding TMEM43 family protein, whose product MSDESSGSSAPSDSWSGAASDGGLGSPGEFGGEGGGEGGGYTETTRKSWFQRLQEAIVGVLVGVALGLGSIVGLFWNEGRAVTTARSLTEGAGLVKSVAIERVDPANENALVHVSGPLKLAGPVTDQEFGVTTQAIRLIRKAEMYQWKEESKTETRKNMGGSEEKVTTYTYVRTWSDSRNDSSRFKQQGGHQNPQMRYTGRDFTVSGATLGAFQLSQANLSRVGGGAAFTLDPAVDATVRQITGGQGRLADGRIYIGADPAQPRIGDIRISYQVVTSPDLSVIGRQAGGGFASYQTKAGDQLLMLEKGLVPAAQMFKAAQDSNATLTWIIRGVGLVAMFIGWVMFFRPFGVLGDVIPIIGDIIRMGTGFIALALTAFFGLLTIAIAWIVYRPVVGILLLVLGTAIVAGLWMLARGRRAARAVAAPAGMPAGMAAPAGYPQGYPPQGYPPQPAGYPPQQGYPPQQGYPPQQGYPPQQGYPPQQGYPPQQGYPPQQGYPPQQGYPPQQGYPPQQGYPPQQGAPQQQGGQPPQPPGTWR is encoded by the coding sequence ATGTCCGACGAAAGCAGCGGCAGTTCGGCGCCGAGCGATAGCTGGAGCGGCGCGGCGTCGGATGGCGGGCTGGGGTCGCCCGGCGAGTTCGGCGGCGAAGGCGGCGGCGAGGGCGGCGGCTATACAGAGACCACGCGTAAATCGTGGTTCCAGCGCCTCCAGGAGGCCATCGTCGGCGTGCTCGTCGGCGTCGCGCTCGGGCTCGGCTCGATCGTCGGGCTGTTCTGGAACGAGGGCCGCGCCGTCACCACCGCGCGGTCGCTGACCGAGGGCGCGGGCCTGGTGAAGAGCGTCGCGATCGAACGCGTCGACCCCGCCAACGAGAACGCGCTGGTGCACGTCTCGGGTCCGCTGAAGCTCGCCGGGCCGGTGACGGACCAGGAGTTCGGCGTGACGACGCAGGCGATCCGGCTGATCCGCAAGGCCGAGATGTACCAGTGGAAGGAGGAGTCGAAGACCGAGACGCGCAAGAACATGGGTGGCAGCGAGGAGAAGGTCACGACCTACACCTATGTCCGCACCTGGTCCGACAGCCGCAACGACTCCAGCCGCTTCAAGCAGCAGGGCGGCCACCAGAATCCGCAGATGCGCTACACCGGCCGCGACTTCACCGTCTCGGGCGCGACCTTGGGCGCCTTCCAGCTCTCGCAGGCCAATCTCAGCCGCGTCGGCGGCGGCGCGGCCTTCACCCTGGATCCCGCGGTCGACGCCACCGTGCGACAGATCACCGGCGGACAGGGCCGGCTGGCCGACGGCCGCATCTACATCGGCGCCGATCCCGCGCAGCCGCGCATCGGCGACATCCGCATCTCCTACCAGGTCGTCACCTCGCCCGACCTGTCGGTGATCGGCCGGCAGGCCGGCGGCGGCTTCGCGTCGTACCAGACCAAGGCCGGCGACCAGCTGCTGATGCTCGAGAAGGGGCTCGTGCCGGCGGCGCAGATGTTCAAGGCGGCGCAGGACAGCAACGCCACGCTCACCTGGATCATCCGCGGAGTCGGGCTGGTGGCGATGTTCATCGGCTGGGTGATGTTCTTCCGCCCGTTCGGCGTGCTGGGCGACGTCATTCCAATCATCGGCGACATCATCCGCATGGGCACGGGCTTCATCGCGCTGGCGCTGACGGCGTTCTTCGGCCTGCTGACGATCGCGATCGCCTGGATCGTCTACCGGCCGGTGGTCGGCATCCTGCTGCTGGTCCTCGGCACGGCGATCGTCGCCGGTCTGTGGATGCTGGCGCGCGGCCGCCGGGCGGCGCGCGCGGTCGCGGCACCGGCCGGCATGCCCGCCGGCATGGCGGCACCCGCCGGATACCCGCAAGGCTATCCGCCACAGGGCTACCCGCCGCAGCCCGCCGGCTATCCGCCGCAGCAGGGCTATCCTCCGCAACAGGGATACCCGCCGCAGCAGGGCTATCCCCCGCAGCAGGGCTATCCGCCTCAGCAAGGTTACCCGCCGCAGCAGGGCTATCCCCCGCAGCAGGGCTATCCGCCTCAGCAAGGTTACCCGCCGCAGCAGGGATATCCGCCGCAGCAGGGCTACCCGCCTCAGCAGGGCGCACCGCAGCAGCAGGGCGGTCAGCCGCCGCAGCCTCCGGGGACCTGGCGATAA
- the lipB gene encoding lipoyl(octanoyl) transferase LipB: MTMPGPIEWRVADRPVPYPEALAAMDARVAAIRDGAAPEMVWLLEHPPLYTAGTSAKAGDLLAPGRFPVFAAGRGGQYTYHGPGQRVAYAMIDLRGRRGDVRRYVHDLEEWVIGALARFNVTGERRADRVGVWVARPDRPPRPGPDGALIPAEDKIAAIGVRIRHWVAFHGVSINVEPDLSHFDGIVPCGIAAHGVTSLVDLGLPVTMADLDAALRESFAEVFGRDPPAPRPDQPAA, translated from the coding sequence ATGACGATGCCCGGCCCGATCGAATGGCGCGTCGCGGACCGGCCGGTGCCGTATCCCGAGGCGCTGGCGGCGATGGACGCCCGCGTGGCGGCGATCCGCGACGGCGCCGCGCCGGAGATGGTGTGGCTGCTGGAGCATCCCCCGCTCTACACGGCGGGCACCAGCGCCAAGGCGGGCGATCTGCTGGCGCCCGGCCGCTTCCCGGTGTTCGCGGCCGGCCGCGGCGGGCAGTACACCTACCACGGCCCCGGCCAGCGCGTGGCCTACGCCATGATCGACCTGCGCGGGCGCCGCGGCGACGTGCGGCGCTACGTCCACGATCTCGAGGAGTGGGTGATCGGCGCGCTCGCCCGCTTCAACGTGACGGGCGAACGCCGGGCCGACCGGGTGGGCGTCTGGGTGGCGCGGCCGGACCGGCCGCCGCGCCCGGGCCCGGACGGCGCGTTGATTCCAGCCGAGGATAAGATCGCCGCCATCGGCGTGCGGATCCGCCATTGGGTGGCGTTCCACGGCGTATCGATCAACGTCGAGCCCGACCTGTCGCATTTCGACGGCATCGTACCGTGCGGCATCGCCGCGCACGGTGTCACCTCTCTGGTCGATCTCGGCCTGCCCGTGACGATGGCCGATCTCGACGCGGCGCTGCGGGAGTCGTTCGCCGAGGTGTTCGGCCGCGATCCGCCGGCGCCCAGGCCGGACCAGCCGGCGGCCTAG
- the mgtE gene encoding magnesium transporter, translated as MSESDAAPPSEHVVEPLDPVTPAFVRGILDDLARGRVDEIRRIVADLGPADVAYVLEQVAPDERSQLVGILKDSFDPETLVELDDEVRDDVLDSLDAKDIAAAAQELDADDAAEIIEDLTEQERREVLAEMPAAERAVIEETLAYPEDSAGRLMQRTLVAVPDTWTVGQVIDHCREATDLPDDVYDLFVTDSERRLRGSVALGRMLRAKRPVPIVEIMDPDIPSIPVTADQEAVAHVFRDQNLVSCPVVDDERRLLGVIMVDDVVDVIDEEAEADIAAMGGVATIDIHEPVARTTRSRFWWLFINLGTAFLASAVIGQFEVELQKIVALAVLMPIVASMGGNAGTQTVTVAVRALATGELTATNALRFVVKEIFVGGANGIMFAVLVGAVTWVWFQDWRIAAVIGAAMVLNLVAAGLAGTLIPLGLQRARIDPAVSSTVFLTTVTDVIGFLAFLGLAALFLL; from the coding sequence GTGAGCGAGTCCGACGCCGCCCCGCCATCCGAGCACGTCGTCGAGCCGCTCGATCCGGTCACGCCGGCATTCGTGCGCGGCATCCTCGACGATCTGGCGCGCGGGCGGGTCGACGAGATCCGGCGGATCGTCGCCGATCTCGGGCCAGCGGACGTCGCCTACGTGCTGGAGCAGGTGGCGCCGGACGAGCGCTCGCAACTCGTCGGTATCCTCAAGGATAGCTTCGACCCCGAGACCCTGGTCGAGCTCGACGACGAGGTCCGCGACGACGTCCTCGACAGCCTCGACGCCAAGGACATCGCCGCCGCCGCCCAGGAGCTCGACGCCGACGACGCCGCCGAGATCATCGAGGACCTGACAGAGCAGGAGCGGCGCGAGGTGCTGGCCGAGATGCCGGCCGCCGAGCGCGCCGTAATCGAGGAGACGCTGGCCTATCCCGAGGACAGCGCCGGCCGCCTGATGCAGCGCACGCTGGTCGCGGTGCCCGACACGTGGACGGTCGGCCAGGTGATTGACCATTGCCGCGAGGCGACCGACCTGCCGGACGACGTCTACGACCTGTTCGTCACCGATTCGGAACGCCGCCTGCGCGGCTCCGTCGCGCTCGGCCGGATGCTGCGCGCCAAACGGCCGGTGCCGATCGTCGAGATCATGGATCCCGATATCCCGTCGATTCCCGTGACCGCCGACCAGGAGGCGGTGGCGCACGTCTTCCGCGACCAGAACCTCGTGTCCTGCCCCGTGGTCGACGACGAGCGGCGCCTGCTGGGCGTGATCATGGTCGACGACGTGGTCGACGTGATCGACGAGGAGGCCGAGGCCGACATCGCCGCGATGGGCGGCGTCGCCACCATCGACATCCACGAGCCGGTGGCGCGCACCACGCGCTCGCGCTTCTGGTGGCTGTTCATCAACCTCGGCACCGCCTTCCTCGCCTCGGCGGTGATCGGCCAGTTCGAGGTCGAGCTGCAGAAGATCGTGGCGCTGGCCGTCCTGATGCCGATCGTCGCCTCGATGGGCGGCAACGCCGGCACCCAGACCGTCACCGTCGCGGTGCGGGCGCTGGCGACCGGCGAGCTGACGGCGACCAACGCGCTGCGCTTCGTGGTGAAGGAGATCTTCGTCGGCGGCGCCAACGGGATCATGTTCGCGGTCCTGGTCGGCGCGGTGACGTGGGTGTGGTTCCAGGACTGGCGCATCGCCGCCGTGATCGGCGCCGCCATGGTCCTGAACCTGGTCGCCGCCGGGCTGGCCGGCACGCTGATCCCGCTGGGCCTGCAGCGCGCGCGGATCGATCCCGCCGTGTCGTCGACCGTGTTCCTGACGACGGTGACCGACGTGATCGGCTTCCTCGCCTTCCTCGGGCTTGCGGCCCTGTTCCTGCTGTGA
- a CDS encoding isovaleryl-CoA dehydrogenase yields the protein MIPNSLPPFDFMLGETADQIRETVRRFTADEVAPIAAEIDKDDRFPRELWPKMGELGLLGITVEEEYGGAGLGYLEQAIAVEEISRGSGSVGLSYGAHSNLCVNQLRRNGNDAQKRKYLPKLMSGEHVGSLAMSESGAGSDVVSMKLRAERKGDRYVLNGTKMWITNSPDAQVIVVYAKTDPAAGHRGITAFIVETGFKGFKVAQKLDKLGMRGSSTGELVFEDCEVPEENVLGAVGKGVNVLMSGLDYERAVLAAGPLGIMQSCMDVVLPYIHERKQFGQPIGTFQLVQGKIADMYTTMNASRAYVYAVNKACDAGKTTRKDAAGAILYAAEKATQMTLDAMQIMGGVGYMNDLPTGRFLRDAKLYEIGAGTSEIRRMLIGRELFEETA from the coding sequence ATGATCCCGAATTCCCTGCCGCCGTTCGACTTCATGCTCGGCGAGACCGCCGACCAGATCCGCGAAACCGTGCGGCGGTTCACCGCCGACGAGGTCGCGCCGATCGCCGCCGAGATCGACAAGGACGACCGCTTCCCGCGCGAGCTGTGGCCGAAGATGGGCGAGCTCGGCCTGCTCGGCATCACCGTGGAGGAGGAGTACGGCGGCGCCGGGCTGGGCTATCTCGAGCAGGCGATCGCGGTCGAGGAGATCAGCCGCGGCTCGGGCTCGGTCGGGCTCAGCTACGGCGCGCACTCCAACCTCTGCGTCAACCAGCTGCGCCGCAACGGCAACGACGCGCAGAAGCGCAAATACCTGCCGAAGCTGATGTCGGGAGAGCACGTCGGCAGCCTGGCGATGAGCGAGTCCGGCGCCGGCTCGGACGTGGTGTCGATGAAGCTGCGGGCCGAGAGGAAGGGCGACCGCTACGTGCTGAACGGCACGAAGATGTGGATCACCAACAGTCCCGACGCGCAGGTGATCGTGGTCTACGCCAAGACCGATCCCGCCGCCGGCCACCGCGGCATCACCGCCTTCATCGTCGAGACCGGCTTCAAGGGTTTCAAGGTGGCGCAGAAGCTCGACAAGCTGGGCATGCGCGGCTCGTCGACGGGCGAGCTGGTGTTCGAGGATTGCGAGGTGCCGGAGGAGAACGTGCTCGGCGCCGTCGGCAAGGGCGTCAACGTGCTGATGAGCGGGCTGGACTACGAGCGCGCCGTGCTGGCGGCCGGGCCGCTGGGCATCATGCAGTCCTGCATGGACGTGGTGTTGCCCTACATCCACGAGCGCAAGCAGTTCGGCCAGCCGATCGGCACCTTCCAGCTGGTGCAGGGCAAGATCGCCGACATGTACACCACGATGAACGCCAGCCGCGCCTACGTCTACGCCGTCAACAAGGCGTGCGACGCCGGCAAGACGACGCGCAAGGACGCCGCCGGCGCCATCCTCTACGCGGCCGAGAAGGCGACGCAGATGACGCTCGACGCCATGCAGATCATGGGCGGCGTCGGCTACATGAACGACCTGCCCACGGGCCGCTTCCTGCGCGACGCCAAGCTCTACGAGATCGGCGCCGGCACCAGCGAGATCCGCCGCATGCTGATCGGCCGCGAGCTGTTCGAGGAGACGGCGTAG
- a CDS encoding glutathione S-transferase N-terminal domain-containing protein has protein sequence MALQLYTLRIEGGREPSPFVWRARMALAHKGLDVERVPIGYGEKHKLAPSGQGLVPVLVDDGRWIHDSWMIAQHLEDFYPDRPTLFGGAKGRAMTLFVNRFADVELLGALRLLLWPATWDHIPAADQPYFRADREKKAGMTLEAMRADPDAKIAAFRRALEPVRQTVARQPYLCGDRPGYADYCVFGAFMWAKTVSPLRLIEADDPLHRWRADLLGAFDGMAARDPGVPA, from the coding sequence ATGGCACTCCAGCTCTACACGCTGCGCATCGAGGGCGGCCGCGAGCCGAGCCCGTTCGTGTGGCGCGCGCGCATGGCTCTGGCCCACAAGGGGCTCGATGTCGAGCGCGTGCCGATCGGCTACGGCGAGAAGCACAAGCTGGCGCCGTCGGGGCAGGGGCTCGTGCCGGTGCTGGTCGACGACGGGCGTTGGATCCACGACAGCTGGATGATCGCCCAGCATCTGGAGGATTTCTATCCCGACCGGCCGACCCTGTTCGGCGGCGCCAAGGGCCGGGCGATGACGCTGTTCGTCAACCGCTTCGCCGATGTCGAATTGCTGGGCGCGCTGCGTCTGCTGTTGTGGCCGGCGACGTGGGACCACATCCCCGCGGCCGACCAGCCCTACTTCCGCGCCGACCGGGAGAAGAAGGCGGGGATGACGCTGGAGGCGATGCGCGCCGATCCCGACGCGAAGATCGCCGCCTTCCGCCGCGCGCTGGAGCCGGTGCGCCAGACCGTGGCGCGGCAGCCCTATCTATGCGGCGATCGGCCGGGCTACGCCGATTACTGCGTGTTCGGCGCCTTCATGTGGGCGAAGACCGTCTCGCCGCTGCGGCTGATCGAGGCCGACGACCCGCTGCACCGCTGGCGCGCCGACCTGCTGGGCGCGTTCGACGGCATGGCGGCGCGCGATCCCGGCGTTCCGGCCTAG
- a CDS encoding TetR/AcrR family transcriptional regulator: protein MPKILTDADIAAFRARLCAVATDQFARYGYDGVTMRRLAADLGCSPKTPYRYYKDKDEILATVRADAFRRFADALDAEARRYVDPADRARAVGAAYLAFAYANPAAYRIMFDLHRHEDTAHPELAYESARARAFITRQAEDMKTAGLIDGDPLLVGHAMWAAMHGLVVLRLAGLLKTEGALKGLETETLRLMTRGARASRQGPLPAVGRRAGRL, encoded by the coding sequence ATGCCCAAGATACTCACCGACGCCGATATCGCCGCTTTCCGTGCGCGCCTGTGCGCCGTCGCCACCGACCAGTTCGCGCGCTACGGCTACGACGGCGTCACGATGCGGCGGCTGGCGGCGGACTTGGGATGCAGTCCGAAGACGCCGTACCGCTACTACAAGGACAAGGACGAGATCCTGGCGACGGTGCGGGCCGACGCGTTCCGCCGCTTCGCCGACGCGCTCGACGCCGAGGCGCGGCGGTACGTCGACCCGGCCGACCGGGCCCGCGCCGTTGGCGCCGCCTACCTCGCCTTCGCCTACGCCAACCCCGCCGCCTACAGGATCATGTTCGATCTGCACCGGCACGAGGACACGGCGCATCCCGAGCTGGCCTACGAGAGCGCCCGCGCGCGCGCCTTCATCACGCGGCAGGCCGAGGACATGAAGACGGCCGGCCTGATCGACGGCGATCCGCTGCTGGTCGGCCACGCCATGTGGGCCGCGATGCACGGCCTTGTCGTGCTGCGCCTAGCGGGCCTGCTCAAGACAGAAGGCGCGCTGAAGGGGCTGGAGACCGAGACGTTGCGCCTGATGACGCGTGGCGCGCGGGCCTCGCGCCAGGGTCCGCTGCCGGCGGTGGGGCGCCGCGCCGGCCGCCTTTGA
- the nth gene encoding endonuclease III, with protein sequence MKPPEIAEFFARLRAANPEPRGELDYGNVYQLLVAVVLSAQATDTGVNRATKALFEKVKTPAQMVALGEDKLIQHVKTIGLFRAKAKNVIRLSEMLVERHGGEVPHDRAALEALPGVGRKTANVVLNIAFGEPTIAVDTHLFRLGNRTGLAPGKTPREVEDKLLKRVPAEFMRHAHHWLILHGRYVCKARKPDCASCVVAEQCKFKGKNTAA encoded by the coding sequence ATGAAGCCGCCGGAGATCGCCGAGTTCTTCGCGCGGCTGCGCGCGGCCAATCCCGAGCCCAGGGGCGAGCTGGACTATGGCAACGTCTACCAGCTCCTGGTCGCCGTCGTGCTGTCCGCCCAGGCCACCGACACCGGCGTCAACCGCGCGACCAAAGCGCTGTTCGAGAAGGTGAAGACGCCGGCGCAGATGGTGGCGCTTGGCGAGGACAAGCTGATCCAGCACGTCAAGACGATCGGACTGTTCCGCGCCAAGGCGAAAAACGTCATCCGGCTATCGGAGATGCTCGTGGAGCGGCATGGCGGCGAGGTGCCGCATGACCGCGCCGCGCTCGAGGCGCTGCCGGGCGTCGGCCGCAAGACGGCCAACGTGGTGCTGAACATCGCCTTCGGCGAGCCGACCATCGCGGTCGACACGCATCTGTTCCGGCTCGGCAACCGCACCGGGCTGGCGCCGGGCAAGACGCCGCGGGAGGTCGAGGACAAGCTGCTGAAGCGGGTGCCGGCGGAGTTCATGCGCCATGCCCACCACTGGCTGATCCTGCACGGCCGCTACGTCTGCAAGGCGCGCAAGCCGGATTGCGCGTCGTGCGTCGTCGCCGAGCAATGCAAGTTCAAGGGCAAGAACACGGCGGCGTGA
- a CDS encoding DUF2244 domain-containing protein: protein MSTASAQAASAAPAAFHAVLVPHRSLSRDGFRALVAVLIGANLILGVPMFALGAWPIVGFMGLDVALVVWLFRLNYRSGRLTETLTLADGTLAVERIDPEGEVERTTFDAYWLRVEMDDPPVHESRLTLVSRGQRLVIGRFLTPDERLEIAVALRAALARARDHRFDHPWDRGAV, encoded by the coding sequence ATGTCGACCGCCTCCGCTCAAGCCGCCAGCGCTGCGCCGGCGGCGTTCCACGCCGTCCTGGTGCCGCACCGCAGCCTGTCGCGCGACGGCTTCCGCGCGCTGGTGGCCGTGCTGATCGGCGCCAATCTGATCCTCGGCGTGCCGATGTTCGCGCTCGGCGCCTGGCCGATCGTCGGCTTCATGGGCCTCGACGTCGCGCTGGTGGTCTGGCTGTTCCGGCTCAACTACCGCAGCGGCCGACTCACCGAGACGCTGACGCTGGCCGACGGCACGCTGGCGGTCGAGCGGATCGATCCCGAAGGCGAGGTCGAGCGCACGACGTTCGACGCCTACTGGCTGCGCGTCGAGATGGACGATCCGCCGGTGCACGAGAGCCGCCTGACGCTGGTGTCGCGCGGCCAGCGCCTGGTGATCGGCCGCTTCCTGACGCCGGACGAGCGGCTGGAGATCGCGGTGGCGCTGCGCGCCGCGCTGGCCCGCGCCCGCGACCACCGCTTCGACCATCCATGGGACCGCGGTGCCGTCTGA